From one Triticum aestivum cultivar Chinese Spring chromosome 4B, IWGSC CS RefSeq v2.1, whole genome shotgun sequence genomic stretch:
- the LOC123089493 gene encoding peroxidase 1, which translates to MASRAATMVALMLAAVAATCARAQLDEKFYSESCPSVEDVVRREMVRALSLAPSLAGPLLRMHFHDCFVRGCDGSVLLDSANKTAEKDAQPNQTLRGFGFVERVKAAVEKACPDTVSCADVLALIARDAVWLSKGPFWTVPLGRRDGSVSISNETDALPPPTSNFTVLTQLFAAVNLDAKDLVVLSAGHTIGTSHCFSFSDRLYNFTGMENPSDIDPTLEPQYMMRLKSKCASLNDNTTLVEMDPGSFKTFDTDYFKLVSKRRGLFHSDGALLTDPFTRAYVQRHATGAFKEEFFADFAASMIKMGNANPLTGSQGEIRKKCSVVNH; encoded by the exons ATGGCGTCGAGGGCTGCGACAATGGTGGCGCTGATgctcgcggcggtggcggcgacgtgCGCGCGGGCGCAGCTGGACGAGAAGTTCTACAGCGAGTCGTGCCCCAGCGTGGAGGACGTCGTGAGGAGGGAGATGGTGAGGGCGCTGTCCCTGGCGCCCAGCCTCGCCGGGCCGCTCCTCCGGATgcacttccacgactgcttcgtcagG GGGTGCGACGGCTCGGTTCTGCTGGACTCGGCCAACAAGACGGCGGAGAAGGACGCGCAGCCGAACCAGACGCTCCGTGGCTTCGGCTTCGTCGAGAGGGTGAAGGCCGCCGTGGAGAAGGCCTGTCCCGACACTGTCTCCTGCGCCGACGTCCTCGCCCTCATTGCCAGGGACGCAGTATGGCTG AGCAAGGGTCCATTCTGGACAGTTCCCCTAGGCCGGCGAGACGGCAGCGTGTCCATATCCAACGAGACCGACGCGCTGCCACCCCCGACTTCCAACTTCACCGTGCTCACCCAGCTCTTCGCCGCTGTCAACCTCGACGCCAAGGACCTTGTCGTCCTCTCCGCCGGGCACACGATCGGGACGTCACACTGCTTCTCCTTCTCCGACCGGCTCTACAACTTCACCGGCATGGAAAACCCCAGCGACATCGACCCAACGCTGGAGCCACAGTACATGATGCGGCTAAAGAGCAAGTGTGCCAGCCTCAACGACAACACCACCCTTGTGGAGATGGACCCCGGCAGCTTCAAGACCTTCGACACCGACTACTTCAAGCTGGTGAGCAAGCGGAGGGGCCTCTTCCACTCCGACGGTGCCCTCCTCACCGATCCCTTCACCCGCGCCTATGTCCAGCGCCACGCCACCGGCGCCTTCAAGGAGGAGTTCTTCGCTGACTTCGCGGCCTCCATGATCAAGATGGGCAATGCCAATCCGCTCACAGGCAGCCAGGGCGAGATCAGGAAGAAGTGCAGCGTGGTGAACCATTAA